A single window of Anopheles moucheti chromosome 2, idAnoMoucSN_F20_07, whole genome shotgun sequence DNA harbors:
- the LOC128299206 gene encoding esterase E4-like: MWLRSVPLLVLLALSVLGQTDRPIINTSGGQVQGTTESCGLFCTYYSFKGIPYAQPPVGALRFANPVPHGGWTGVRDASQHGLSCPSPDGLPIEGEDCLFLNVYSPSLIGTRPVMVFVHGGAYVGGSGDGALYDSRYFMPENVVVVTINYRLGVLGFLSTGDGIASGNWAIKDCIEALRWVQSNVLAFGGDPNQVTIFGQSAGGALVHFLTLSPLTTGLFQRAIVQSGSAINSWSLQPNPREQVNRMATALGIATTDTASMVAALRQTPYRDLIALQGETGQGQGVPLFLRPLDFAPVVESTGASAALDRLPIEIIDSGSYRTVPLMTGFVDMDALLFSAEEMIRNPGIFGMFNSNPHLLVPHFWNIPEGSAASTAVSQAFAQYYWQSQPLSAALLTEFTNYLTDHQFAYPQFEMAKRHAARSSVYVYQFKYDGDLNLMKRFAGITMPGAVHGDEVCYMFYPALFGAGDIPGTSHALTVRQRMLRLWTNFARYGTPTPSADSTLQNVIWRPTTSGSIDGVLNIGHDLVMETNPLSSRYNQWLNLAQQYANNIFRV; encoded by the exons ATGTGGCTCCGGAGTGTACCATTACTCGTCCTGCTGGCGTTGAGTGTTCTTGGACAGACT GACCGTCCAATCATTAACACGTCCGGTGGACAGGTGCAGGGAACGACCGAATCGTGTGGTCTCTTCTGCACGTACTATTCCTTCAAGGGTATTCCGTACGCGCAGCCACCGGTTGGTGCGTTGCGCTTCGCCAATCCGGTACCGCACGGCGGATGGACGGGTGTGCGTGATGCCAGCCAGCACGGTCTAAGCTGTCCCTCGCCGGATGGTTTGCCGATCGAGGGCGAAGATTGTCTGTTCCTGAACGTGTACAGCCCTTCGTTGATCGGGACGCGTCCGGTGATGGTTTTCGTTCACGGCGGTGCGTACGTCGGCGGTTCCGGTGATGGTGCACTGTACGATTCACGGTATTTCATGCCGGAAAATGTGGTCGTCGTAACGATCAACTATCGGCTGGGTGTGTTAGGGTTCCTCAGCACGGGTGATGGCATTGCCTCAGGTAACTGGGCAATAAAGGATTGCATCGAAGCCTTGCGGTGGGTGCAGAGCAACGTGCTGGCCTTTGGCGGAGACCCCAACCAAGTGACAATCTTCGGCCAATCGGCCGGCGGTGCTTTGGTACACTTCCTCACACTGTCTCCACTGACCACGGGACTGTTTCAGCGTGCGATCGTTCAGAGCGGATCGGCAATCAACTCTTGGTCGCTGCAGCCGAATCCACGCGAACAGGTGAACCGCATGGCGACAGCGCTGGGAATTGCCACAACCGATACGGCCTCGATGGTGGCCGCACTGCGCCAGACGCCCTACCGTGATCTGATCGCACTGCAGGGCGAAACCGGACAGGGGCAGGGTGTACCGCTGTTCCTGAGACCGTTGGATTTCGCCCCGGTCGTTGAGTCGACCGGTGCATCCGCCGCACTCGACCGTTTACCCATCGAAATCATCGACAGTGGATCGTACCGTACCGTGCCACTGATGACGGGCTTTGTCGATATGGATGCGCTGCTGTTTAGTGCCGAGGAAATGATCCGAAATCCCGGCATCTTCGGCATGTTTAACAGCAATCCGCACCTGCTGGTGCCACACTTCTGGAACATACCGGAGGGTAGCGCGGCATCGACGGCTGTCAGTCAAGCCTTCGCGCAATACTACTGGCAGAGCCAACCGTTGAGTGCGGCGCTGCTGACGGAGTTCACCAACTATCTGACGGACCATCAGTTCGCCTACCCGCAGTTCGAAATGGCTAAACGGCACGCCGCACGGTCGTCGGTTTATGTGTACCAGTTCAAGTATGACGGTGACTTAAACTTGATGAAACGCTTCGCCGGCATCACGATGCCGGGTGCGGTGCATGGCGATGAGGTGTGCTATATGTTCTATCCGGCATTATTCGGCGCAGGTGACATTCCCGGCACTAGCCATGCTTTGACGGTGCGCCAACGTATGCTGCGCCTGTGGACGAACTTTGCGCGATACGG CACACCGACTCCATCGGCAGATAGCACACTGCAGAACGTCATCTGGCGCCCAACCACTTCAGGATCGATCGATGGGGTGCTCAATATTGGACATGATCTGGTGATGGAAACGAATCCACTGTCCAGCCGGTACAACCAGTGGCTAAACCTGGCTCAGCAATATGCCAACAATATATTTCGCGTTTAG